A region from the Helicoverpa armigera isolate CAAS_96S chromosome 6, ASM3070526v1, whole genome shotgun sequence genome encodes:
- the LOC110371914 gene encoding CDK5 and ABL1 enzyme substrate 2 isoform X2: MASHRNKYEKARRRLAAVTFLSNISLDGKIRDPEVVQIVEKTPKNDKTDSAAKAIDIPKDKEVTLRNSVRNKNKAPHSSPVHRLGADNHSLSSDSEHTNTVTPVKGGNASFIRERCSSGNTESFKDKHGSSRSRKSHLVALTGANADDKSSSESLNFGKFRTSNTCIPEHHALTKEVRMVRPTKGVSFRDERLAIVPGQGAPCVIFSTIPYSKTIRNARSDLRKDGVRRRNTSGPRPLSAITDNGMDPFDLLGLEKEENGQEISYSKLLVPSKVCTREQYKKMYEGDFTEKANWKIVNRHPHVIARCFSYESSQRTAIPSSPPHSSVDIKSFDWDEGTLLSQKYVQYCPNVLDDPELIAGKHRTLLTFTSYMTSIIDYVRPQDLKKELNDKFREKFPHIKLTLSKLRSIKKEMRKIAKHDSGGVDLLSVAQAYVYFEKLILANLINKDNRKLCAGACLLLSAKLNDVKGEALKALIERIETTFRVNRKDLMRFEFAVLVALEFGLHVPPYEVFPHYQRLLHDS, from the exons ATGGCTAGCCATCGGAATAAATATGAAAAGGCTAGAAGACGCCTTGCTGCCGTAACATTTTTATCCAATATATCTTTAGATGGTAAGATAAGAGACCCTGAAGTTGTCCAGATAGTAGAAAAAACACCCAAAAATGATAAAACTGATTCTGCAGCCAAAGCTATTGATATTCCCAAGGATAAGGAAGTAACTCTACGAAATAGtgtgcgaaataaaaataaggcaCCTCATTCAAGCCCAGTGCATCGTCTTGGAGCTGACAATCATTCTCTCAGCTCTGACTCTGAACATACTAATACTGTCACACCTGTCAAGGGTGGTAATGCATCGTTTATCAGAGAAAG GTGTTCATCTGGAAACACAGAATCTTTTAAAGATAAGCATGGCTCATCAAGGTCAAGGAAAAGTCACCTTGTTGCATTAACTGGTGCTAATGCAGATGATAAAAGCAGCTCAGAAAGCCTTAATTTTG GCAAGTTTAGAACAAGTAACACATGCATTCCGGAGCACCATGCATTAACAAAAGAAGTGCGCATGGTACGTCCAACTAAAGGAGTATCATTCAGGGATGAGAGACTAGCCATAGTTCCAGGACAGGGTGCACCATGTGTTATATTTAGCACTATCCCATACTCCAAAACTATCCGCAATGCacg TTCTGATTTAAGAAAAGATGGTGTTCGAAGGAGGAACACTTCAGGCCCTAGACCACTATCAGCCATTACAGATAATGGCATGGATCCCTTTGATCTTCTTGGCctagaaaaagaagaaaatggtCAAGAAATATCTTATTCTAAATTGTTAGTGCCCTCTAAAGTTTGTACTAGGGAGCAGTacaaaaaaatgtatgaaggaGATTTCACTGAAAAAGCGAATTGGAAAATAGTTAATCGTCATCCACATGTCATAGCAAG GTGCTTTTCATATGAATCTTCTCAGAGGACAGCAATACCGTCGTCACCACCACACTCCTCGGTTGATATCAAGTCATTTGATTGGGACGAGGGAACCTTGCTTtctcaaaaatat gtTCAATACTGCCCGAATGTACTGGATGATCCGGAACTGATAGCTGGAAAACATAGAACTCTTCTTACATTTACATCATACATGACGTCCATTATTGACTATGTCCGACCCCAGGATCTGAAGAaagaattaaatgataaattCAGAGAAAAGTTTCCGCACATCAAATTAACGCTCAGTAAATTACGAAG TATCAAAAAAGAAATGCGGAAAATTGCCAAACATGACAGTGGAGGAGTCGATCTTCTGTCCGTTGCACAGgcctatgtatattttgagaAGTTGATTCTTGCAAACCTCATCAACAAGGATAACAGGAAACTGTGTGCTGGAGCGTGTTTACTGTTATCAGCAAAACTGAATGACGTCAAAGGGGAGGCTTTGAAAGCACTCATTGAA CGCATCGAAACTACATTTAGAGTGAATAGAAAAGATCTGATGCGTTTCGAATTCGCCGTCCTGGTGGCGTTGGAGTTCGGTCTGCACGTGCCGCCCTACGAGGTGTTCCCGCACTATCAGCGACTGCTCCACGACTCGTGA
- the LOC110371914 gene encoding CDK5 and ABL1 enzyme substrate 2 isoform X1 produces MASHRNKYEKARRRLAAVTFLSNISLDGKIRDPEVVQIVEKTPKNDKTDSAAKAIDIPKDKEVTLRNSVRNKNKAPHSSPVHRLGADNHSLSSDSEHTNTVTPVKGGNASFIRERCSSGNTESFKDKHGSSRSRKSHLVALTGANADDKSSSESLNFGKFRTSNTCIPEHHALTKEVRMVRPTKGVSFRDERLAIVPGQGAPCVIFSTIPYSKTIRNARSDLRKDGVRRRNTSGPRPLSAITDNGMDPFDLLGLEKEENGQEISYSKLLVPSKVCTREQYKKMYEGDFTEKANWKIVNRHPHVIARTKLLTRHKDKKWCFSYESSQRTAIPSSPPHSSVDIKSFDWDEGTLLSQKYVQYCPNVLDDPELIAGKHRTLLTFTSYMTSIIDYVRPQDLKKELNDKFREKFPHIKLTLSKLRSIKKEMRKIAKHDSGGVDLLSVAQAYVYFEKLILANLINKDNRKLCAGACLLLSAKLNDVKGEALKALIERIETTFRVNRKDLMRFEFAVLVALEFGLHVPPYEVFPHYQRLLHDS; encoded by the exons ATGGCTAGCCATCGGAATAAATATGAAAAGGCTAGAAGACGCCTTGCTGCCGTAACATTTTTATCCAATATATCTTTAGATGGTAAGATAAGAGACCCTGAAGTTGTCCAGATAGTAGAAAAAACACCCAAAAATGATAAAACTGATTCTGCAGCCAAAGCTATTGATATTCCCAAGGATAAGGAAGTAACTCTACGAAATAGtgtgcgaaataaaaataaggcaCCTCATTCAAGCCCAGTGCATCGTCTTGGAGCTGACAATCATTCTCTCAGCTCTGACTCTGAACATACTAATACTGTCACACCTGTCAAGGGTGGTAATGCATCGTTTATCAGAGAAAG GTGTTCATCTGGAAACACAGAATCTTTTAAAGATAAGCATGGCTCATCAAGGTCAAGGAAAAGTCACCTTGTTGCATTAACTGGTGCTAATGCAGATGATAAAAGCAGCTCAGAAAGCCTTAATTTTG GCAAGTTTAGAACAAGTAACACATGCATTCCGGAGCACCATGCATTAACAAAAGAAGTGCGCATGGTACGTCCAACTAAAGGAGTATCATTCAGGGATGAGAGACTAGCCATAGTTCCAGGACAGGGTGCACCATGTGTTATATTTAGCACTATCCCATACTCCAAAACTATCCGCAATGCacg TTCTGATTTAAGAAAAGATGGTGTTCGAAGGAGGAACACTTCAGGCCCTAGACCACTATCAGCCATTACAGATAATGGCATGGATCCCTTTGATCTTCTTGGCctagaaaaagaagaaaatggtCAAGAAATATCTTATTCTAAATTGTTAGTGCCCTCTAAAGTTTGTACTAGGGAGCAGTacaaaaaaatgtatgaaggaGATTTCACTGAAAAAGCGAATTGGAAAATAGTTAATCGTCATCCACATGTCATAGCAAG GACTAAGTTATTGACGAGGCACAAGGATAAAAAATG GTGCTTTTCATATGAATCTTCTCAGAGGACAGCAATACCGTCGTCACCACCACACTCCTCGGTTGATATCAAGTCATTTGATTGGGACGAGGGAACCTTGCTTtctcaaaaatat gtTCAATACTGCCCGAATGTACTGGATGATCCGGAACTGATAGCTGGAAAACATAGAACTCTTCTTACATTTACATCATACATGACGTCCATTATTGACTATGTCCGACCCCAGGATCTGAAGAaagaattaaatgataaattCAGAGAAAAGTTTCCGCACATCAAATTAACGCTCAGTAAATTACGAAG TATCAAAAAAGAAATGCGGAAAATTGCCAAACATGACAGTGGAGGAGTCGATCTTCTGTCCGTTGCACAGgcctatgtatattttgagaAGTTGATTCTTGCAAACCTCATCAACAAGGATAACAGGAAACTGTGTGCTGGAGCGTGTTTACTGTTATCAGCAAAACTGAATGACGTCAAAGGGGAGGCTTTGAAAGCACTCATTGAA CGCATCGAAACTACATTTAGAGTGAATAGAAAAGATCTGATGCGTTTCGAATTCGCCGTCCTGGTGGCGTTGGAGTTCGGTCTGCACGTGCCGCCCTACGAGGTGTTCCCGCACTATCAGCGACTGCTCCACGACTCGTGA